One Spiroplasma endosymbiont of Dioctria linearis DNA segment encodes these proteins:
- a CDS encoding transposase has translation MKYSNELKTQAVNNYINGIKLKDIAIKYNIKANSSILDWYQKYHESSEIKVFDRKNVVKPMKLDFKIKLANIAKRIKNWKRSFLN, from the coding sequence ATGAAATATTCAAATGAGTTAAAAACTCAAGCTGTTAATAATTATATTAATGGAATTAAATTAAAAGATATTGCAATTAAATATAATATAAAAGCTAATTCAAGTATTTTAGATTGATATCAAAAATATCATGAGTCATCTGAAATTAAAGTATTTGATAGGAAAAACGTAGTAAAACCAATGAAGTTAGACTTTAAAATAAAGTTAGCAAATATAGCGAAGAGAATAAAGAATTGAAAAAGAAGCTTTTTGAATTAG
- a CDS encoding lipoprotein — translation MKKILSILATTSLVASTSVAVVSCNTKQNSDFKIPKFPTNVDEAKKIILDLSKEQAVSQLKIEEMEEQEVSEVEIINFRIKNKFLENEAIIVASAFKIKNEEGVDAEIKVWTYNNEKVLEETSMLIGDYIDFSTELDENYYFSETVDGLISTDISVFPESVVGVKEMINNMKEVKKWWLEGRNLKSFSEQFKLEKVLLVDNEDKQEALKAAVALSKNNDITVQNTKFVNWYSNEAEEKDSFSIVSINNNEYLGYALFKFAITS, via the coding sequence ATGAAAAAAATATTATCAATTTTAGCAACAACTAGTTTAGTTGCTTCAACAAGTGTAGCAGTTGTATCATGTAATACAAAACAAAATAGTGATTTTAAAATTCCAAAATTTCCTACTAATGTAGATGAGGCTAAAAAAATTATATTAGATTTATCTAAAGAACAGGCAGTTAGTCAATTAAAAATTGAAGAAATGGAAGAGCAAGAAGTTAGTGAAGTTGAGATTATAAATTTTAGAATTAAAAATAAATTTCTAGAAAATGAGGCAATTATAGTAGCATCAGCTTTCAAAATTAAAAATGAAGAGGGTGTAGATGCTGAAATTAAAGTTTGAACCTATAACAATGAAAAAGTTTTAGAGGAGACTTCAATGTTAATAGGAGACTATATTGATTTTTCAACAGAACTTGATGAAAATTATTATTTTTCTGAAACTGTGGATGGATTAATATCTACTGATATATCAGTATTTCCAGAATCAGTAGTAGGAGTTAAAGAAATGATTAATAACATGAAAGAAGTTAAAAAATGATGATTAGAGGGGCGAAACTTAAAATCTTTTAGTGAGCAGTTTAAATTAGAAAAAGTTTTACTTGTTGACAATGAAGATAAACAAGAAGCTCTGAAAGCAGCCGTTGCTTTAAGTAAAAATAACGATATAACTGTTCAAAATACAAAATTTGTTAATTGATATTCAAATGAAGCAGAAGAAAAAGATTCTTTCAGTATTGTTTCCATAAATAATAATGAATATTTAGGTTATGCGTTATTTAAATTTGCTATTACTAGTTAA
- a CDS encoding HNH endonuclease signature motif containing protein yields the protein MKLNNKTIDVWNKAKDCGCQESDCDTNHKLCGICSNKIVYTAHKSNQPNSKFAWDIDHIIPLKNGGTDDINNLQISHVVCNSKKN from the coding sequence ATGAAATTAAATAATAAAACAATTGATGTTTGAAATAAAGCAAAAGATTGTGGCTGTCAAGAATCAGATTGTGATACAAATCATAAATTATGTGGAATATGTAGCAATAAAATAGTTTATACAGCACATAAAAGCAATCAGCCTAATTCTAAATTTGCGTGAGATATTGATCATATAATTCCTTTAAAGAATGGTGGAACTGATGATATTAATAACTTACAAATTTCCCACGTAGTGTGTAATTCAAAAAAAAATTAA
- a CDS encoding ABC transporter ATP-binding protein — protein sequence MIEIKNLNKIFKNGEGIQDINLKINSGEITGILGPNGAGKSTLLKLIFKEYKKDSGEIIYNNGDENLSKFSFFTDQSLFPRNISLSFFCMYSAELAGIKSKEAKKRMNHLLELLELEKYKSKPFRSLSAGMQKKAMLAASLINDPEFIFLDEPTANLDVNSRMELITLLKNMKEKNKAVVITSHILDELQNIIDRVIIIDSGKIILDKKYDKNVENLEKLYFDTIKTHDKNKSFDRLLEWDN from the coding sequence ATGATAGAAATAAAAAATTTAAATAAAATTTTTAAAAATGGTGAGGGAATACAAGATATAAATCTTAAAATAAATTCTGGAGAAATAACTGGTATTCTTGGCCCAAATGGAGCTGGAAAGTCTACATTATTGAAGTTAATTTTTAAAGAATATAAAAAAGATAGCGGAGAAATAATTTATAATAATGGAGATGAAAATTTAAGTAAATTTAGTTTTTTTACAGATCAATCACTTTTTCCTAGAAATATTTCATTAAGTTTCTTTTGTATGTATAGCGCGGAATTAGCAGGAATAAAGTCTAAAGAAGCAAAGAAAAGAATGAATCATTTATTGGAATTATTAGAACTTGAAAAATATAAAAGCAAACCCTTTAGATCTTTATCTGCTGGTATGCAAAAAAAAGCAATGTTGGCAGCTTCTTTAATTAATGATCCAGAATTTATTTTTCTTGATGAGCCAACAGCAAATTTGGATGTTAATTCTAGAATGGAATTAATAACTTTATTGAAAAATATGAAAGAAAAAAATAAAGCAGTAGTTATTACAAGCCATATTTTAGATGAATTACAAAATATAATAGATAGGGTAATCATAATTGATTCGGGAAAAATAATTTTGGATAAAAAATATGATAAAAATGTAGAGAATTTAGAAAAATTGTATTTTGATACGATAAAAACTCATGATAAAAATAAATCTTTTGATAGATTATTGGAGTGAGATAATTAA
- a CDS encoding HNH endonuclease, giving the protein MAKKDLPTIARHAWENAPKCNCGAQQDTSDRGHKKCFRCKEQMEYGAYQGWQPNNSNCWNVEHLNPKAQGGTNQKENLKAVHKKCNK; this is encoded by the coding sequence ATGGCAAAAAAAGATTTACCAACAATTGCAAGACATGCCTGAGAGAATGCACCAAAATGCAATTGTGGAGCACAACAAGATACTAGCGATAGAGGTCATAAAAAATGCTTTAGATGTAAGGAACAAATGGAATATGGTGCATATCAAGGATGACAACCTAATAATTCAAATTGTTGAAATGTCGAGCATTTAAATCCCAAAGCACAAGGTGGTACAAATCAAAAGGAAAATCTTAAAGCAGTGCATAAGAAATGCAATAAATAG
- a CDS encoding lipoprotein — translation MKKLLTLFTAITLFASTSTSVISCQSEKKFELPDQPKSGDDIVEALDNYVLEQEKMNAIWAKELDECNECSKEQEKLIKLNSDAWQKSWIFETFIRAYESYKMMQLDYESLNSKISKVTYFRDQTDSFDIFIEGWQKDETLNNNTKEYMLEIQKWAKQETIHE, via the coding sequence ATGAAAAAATTATTAACTTTATTTACAGCAATAACTTTATTTGCTTCAACTTCAACATCTGTTATATCATGTCAAAGTGAGAAAAAATTTGAATTACCAGATCAACCAAAATCTGGAGATGATATTGTAGAAGCATTAGATAACTATGTTTTAGAACAAGAAAAAATGAATGCAATTTGAGCAAAGGAACTTGATGAATGTAATGAGTGTAGTAAAGAACAAGAAAAATTAATAAAATTAAATAGCGATGCTTGACAAAAAAGTTGAATATTTGAAACATTTATAAGAGCGTATGAATCTTATAAAATGATGCAATTAGACTATGAATCTTTAAACTCAAAAATCTCAAAAGTAACTTATTTTAGAGATCAAACAGATAGTTTTGATATATTTATTGAAGGGTGACAAAAGGATGAAACTTTAAATAATAATACAAAAGAGTATATGTTGGAAATTCAAAAATGAGCTAAACAAGAAACAATCCATGAATAA
- a CDS encoding lipoprotein produces MKKLLTLFTAITLFASTSTSVISCQSEKKFELPDQPKTGDDIVEALDNYVLEQEKMNSVWAKELDECKECSKEEQNKIKLNSEAWQKSWIYETFIRAYESYKMLQLDYESLNSKISSGTYSRIETEGFDIFIEGWQKDETLNNNTKEYMLEIQKWAKQETIHE; encoded by the coding sequence ATGAAAAAATTATTAACTTTATTTACAGCAATAACTTTATTTGCTTCAACTTCAACATCTGTTATATCATGTCAAAGTGAGAAAAAATTTGAATTACCAGATCAACCAAAAACTGGAGATGATATTGTAGAAGCATTAGATAACTATGTTTTAGAACAAGAAAAAATGAATTCAGTTTGAGCAAAAGAACTTGATGAATGTAAGGAATGTAGTAAAGAAGAACAAAATAAAATAAAATTAAATAGTGAAGCTTGACAGAAAAGTTGAATATATGAAACATTTATAAGAGCTTATGAATCTTATAAAATGTTGCAATTAGACTATGAATCTTTAAATTCAAAAATATCAAGTGGAACTTATTCTAGAATTGAAACAGAAGGTTTTGATATATTTATTGAAGGGTGACAAAAGGATGAAACTTTAAATAATAATACAAAAGAGTATATGTTGGAAATTCAAAAATGAGCTAAACAAGAAACAATCCATGAATAA
- a CDS encoding lipoprotein: protein MKKLLTLFTAITLFASTSTSVISCQSEKKFELPNQPKSGDDIVEALDKYRFEQKRVNEILGKELDECKECSKEEQNQIKLNSDAWQKSWIYEAFIRAFTSYKMLQLNYETLESKTSEMIYSRDNKDYFDEFIEEWQKDETLNNNTKEYMLEIQKWAKQEAIHE, encoded by the coding sequence ATGAAAAAATTATTAACTTTATTTACAGCAATAACTTTATTTGCTTCAACTTCAACATCTGTTATATCATGTCAAAGTGAGAAAAAATTTGAATTGCCAAATCAACCAAAATCTGGAGATGATATTGTAGAAGCATTAGATAAATATCGTTTTGAACAAAAGCGTGTCAATGAAATTTTAGGAAAAGAACTGGATGAATGTAAGGAATGTAGTAAGGAAGAGCAAAATCAAATTAAACTAAACAGTGATGCTTGACAGAAAAGTTGAATATATGAAGCTTTTATAAGAGCTTTTACATCTTATAAAATGTTGCAATTGAATTATGAAACATTAGAATCAAAGACTTCAGAAATGATATATAGTAGAGATAATAAAGATTACTTTGATGAATTTATTGAAGAATGACAAAAGGATGAAACTTTAAATAATAATACAAAAGAGTATATGTTAGAAATTCAAAAATGAGCTAAACAAGAAGCAATCCATGAATAA
- a CDS encoding lipoprotein — MKKLLTLFTAITLFASTSTSVISCQSEKKFELPDQPKTGDDIVEALDNYVLEQEKMNSVWAKELDECKECSKEEQNKIKLNSDAWQKSWIFETFIRAFKSYKMMQLDYESLNSKISKVTYFRNQTDTFDEFIEGWQNDETLNNNTKEYMLEIQKWAKQEAIHE, encoded by the coding sequence ATGAAAAAATTATTAACTTTATTTACAGCAATAACTTTATTTGCTTCAACTTCAACATCTGTTATATCATGTCAAAGTGAGAAAAAATTTGAATTACCAGATCAACCAAAAACTGGAGATGATATTGTAGAAGCATTAGATAACTATGTTTTAGAACAAGAAAAAATGAATTCAGTTTGAGCAAAAGAACTTGATGAATGTAAGGAATGTAGTAAAGAAGAACAAAATAAAATAAAATTAAATAGCGATGCTTGACAAAAAAGTTGAATATTTGAAACATTTATAAGAGCTTTTAAATCTTATAAAATGATGCAATTAGACTATGAATCTTTAAATTCAAAAATATCAAAGGTAACTTATTTTAGAAATCAAACAGATACTTTTGATGAATTTATTGAAGGGTGACAAAACGATGAAACTTTAAATAATAATACAAAAGAGTATATGTTAGAAATTCAAAAATGAGCTAAACAAGAAGCAATACATGAATAA
- a CDS encoding lipoprotein: protein MKKLLTLFTAITLFASTSTSVISCQSEKKFQLPNQPKSGEDIVEALDNYVLEQEKVDIILAKELDECKECSKEEQNKIKLNSDAWQKSWIFETFIRAFKSYKMMQLDYESLNSKISKVTYFRNQTDTFDEFIEGWQNDETLNNNTKEYMLEIQKWAKQEAIHE from the coding sequence ATGAAAAAATTATTAACTTTATTTACAGCAATAACTTTATTTGCTTCAACTTCGACATCTGTTATATCATGTCAAAGTGAGAAAAAATTTCAATTACCAAATCAACCAAAATCTGGAGAGGATATTGTAGAAGCATTAGATAACTATGTTTTAGAACAAGAAAAAGTGGACATAATTTTGGCAAAGGAGTTGGATGAATGTAAGGAATGTAGTAAAGAAGAACAAAATAAAATTAAATTAAATAGCGATGCTTGACAAAAAAGTTGAATATTTGAAACATTTATAAGAGCTTTTAAATCTTATAAAATGATGCAATTAGACTATGAATCTTTAAATTCAAAAATATCAAAGGTAACTTATTTTAGAAATCAAACAGATACTTTTGATGAATTTATTGAAGGGTGACAAAACGATGAAACTTTAAATAATAATACAAAAGAGTATATGTTAGAAATTCAAAAATGAGCTAAACAAGAAGCAATACATGAATAA
- a CDS encoding lipoprotein — protein sequence MKKLLTLFTAITLFASTSTSVISCQSEKKFELPNQPKSGDDIVEALDKITTEKSQADEIWKNELDECNECSKEQEKLIQLNSDAWQKSRIYEAFIRAFTSYKMLQLKYEILESKISEKTYTIVNTDYFDIFIASKQKDETLNNNTKEYMLEIQKWAKQEAIHE from the coding sequence ATGAAAAAATTATTAACTTTATTTACAGCAATAACTTTATTTGCTTCAACTTCAACATCTGTTATATCATGTCAAAGTGAGAAAAAATTTGAATTGCCAAATCAACCAAAATCTGGAGATGATATTGTAGAAGCATTAGATAAAATTACTACTGAAAAAAGTCAAGCGGATGAAATTTGAAAAAATGAACTTGATGAATGTAATGAATGTAGTAAAGAGCAAGAAAAATTAATACAATTAAATAGTGATGCTTGACAGAAAAGTAGAATATATGAAGCTTTTATAAGAGCTTTTACATCTTATAAAATGTTGCAATTAAAATATGAAATTTTAGAATCAAAAATATCAGAAAAAACTTATACTATAGTTAATACGGACTACTTTGATATATTTATTGCATCAAAACAAAAGGATGAAACTTTAAATAATAATACAAAAGAGTATATGTTAGAAATTCAAAAATGAGCTAAACAAGAAGCAATCCATGAATAA
- a CDS encoding lipoprotein, with translation MKKLLTLFTAITLFASTSSSVISCQSEKKF, from the coding sequence ATGAAAAAATTATTAACTTTATTTACAGCAATAACTTTATTTGCTTCAACTTCATCATCTGTTATATCATGTCAAAGTGAGAAAAAATTTTAA
- a CDS encoding lipoprotein has protein sequence MKKLLTLFTAITLFASTSTSVISCQSEKKFELPNQPKSGDDIVEALDNYFRTRKNERNLSKGTWWM, from the coding sequence ATGAAAAAATTATTAACTTTATTTACAGCAATAACTTTATTTGCTTCAACTTCAACATCTGTTATATCATGTCAAAGTGAGAAAAAATTTGAATTACCAAATCAACCAAAATCTGGAGATGATATTGTAGAAGCATTAGATAACTATTTTAGAACAAGAAAAAATGAACGTAATTTGAGCAAAGGAACTTGATGAATGTAA
- a CDS encoding lipoprotein, translating to MKKLLTLFTAITLFASTSTSVISCQSEKKFELPDQPKSGDDIVEALDNYVLEQEKVDIILAKELDECKECSKEEQNKIKLNSDAWQKSWIFETFIRAFKSYKMMQLDYESLNSKISKVTYFRNQTDTFDEFIEVWQKDETLNNNTKEYMLEIQKWAKQEAIHE from the coding sequence ATGAAAAAATTATTAACTTTATTTACAGCAATAACTTTATTTGCTTCAACTTCAACATCTGTTATATCATGTCAAAGTGAGAAAAAATTTGAATTACCAGATCAACCAAAATCTGGAGATGATATTGTAGAAGCATTAGATAACTATGTTTTAGAACAAGAAAAAGTGGACATAATTTTGGCAAAGGAGTTGGATGAATGTAAGGAATGTAGTAAAGAAGAACAAAATAAAATTAAATTAAATAGCGATGCTTGACAAAAAAGTTGAATATTTGAAACATTTATAAGAGCTTTTAAATCTTATAAAATGATGCAATTAGACTATGAATCTTTAAATTCAAAAATATCAAAGGTAACTTATTTTAGAAATCAAACAGATACTTTTGATGAATTTATTGAAGTGTGACAAAAGGATGAAACTTTAAATAATAATACAAAAGAGTATATGTTAGAAATTCAAAAATGAGCTAAACAAGAAGCAATCCATGAATAA